The Bemisia tabaci chromosome 8, PGI_BMITA_v3 genome has a segment encoding these proteins:
- the cta gene encoding guanine nucleotide-binding protein subunit alpha homolog: MASSTLLCPCCLRFKFSPEEIEQRYRSQEIDKMLDKDKHYYRRQVKLLLLGAGESGKSTFLKQMRIIHGVHFEPELIKEYQHVIYQNIVKGMKVLVDARNKLNIPWENVANSECGEFVLKFENSMVLDTRLFLAYAPSLYCLWKDASIRRAFERRREFQLSDSVQYFFENLERIARMDYIPTNKDILHARKATKGISEFIIPINNIPFRFVDVGGQRSQRQKWFQCFDSVTSILFLVSSSEFDQVLVEDRRTNRLEESKNIFDTIVNNVVFRGVSIILFMNKTDLLAEKLKTNETDIRWFFPEFTGDSKNLQDVQTFLLTMFRAVKKDPRKSLFHHFTTAVDTENIKVVFNAVKESILNRNLQALMLQ; encoded by the exons ATGGCTAGTTCTACTTTATTATGTCCGTGTTGTTTACGTTTTAAATTCAGTCCCGAGGAAATAGAGCAAAGATACCGTAGTCAAGAAATAGACAAAATGCTAGACAAAGATAAACACTACTACAGGCGACAAGTGAAGTTATTACTACTAGGTGCTGGTGAAAGTGGCAAATCTACCTTTCTCAAACAAATGAGGATAATACACGGAGTACATTTTGAACCGGAATTAATTAAAGAATACCAACATGTCATCTATCAAAATATCGTCAAAGGTATGAAAGTGTTAGTCGATGCCAGGAATAAACTCAACATTCCTTGGGAAAATGTTGCCAACAGTGAGTGCGGTGAGTTCGTTTTAAAGTTCGAAAACAGCATGGTTCTGGACACAAGACTCTTCCTTGCGTATGCACCCTCATTGTATTGCTTATGGAAAGATGCCTCAATCAGAAGAGCTTTCGAGCGACGGCGGGAGTTCCAACTGAGTGACTCAGTCCAgtacttctttgaaaatctaGAAAGAATTGCAAGGATG GATTATATACCCACCAACAAGGATATATTACATGCAAGGAAGGCCACTAAAGGGATATCTGAATTCATTATTCCTATAAACAACATACCGTTCAGATTTGTGGATGTAGGTGGACAACGATCTCAGCGGCAGAAATGGTTTCAGTGTTTTGACTCTGTTACTTCTATCCTCTTTCTAGTCTCCTCCTCTGAATTTGACCAAGTCTTGGTTGAAGACAG acgAACCAATAGACTAGAGGAGTCAAAGAATATCTTTGATACAATTGTAAATAATGTAGTTTTTCGAGGTGTCTCTATTATACTGTTCATGAACAAAACGGATCTTCTggctgaaaaactgaaaaccaACGAAACGGACATTCGTTGGTTCTTTCCAGAATTCACTGGGGACTCCAAAAACTTACAAGATGTTCAAACTTTCCTTCTCACCATGTTCAGAGCTGTGAAAAAAGATCCACGTAAGTCATTGTTCCATCATTTTACGACGGCGGTTGATACAGAAAACATTAAAGTAGTCTTCAATGCCGTTAAAGAGTCTATATTAAACAGGAATCTTCAGGCCCTTATGTTACAATGA